A single Macrobrachium nipponense isolate FS-2020 chromosome 5, ASM1510439v2, whole genome shotgun sequence DNA region contains:
- the LOC135215727 gene encoding putative nuclease HARBI1, whose product MVERLTPLLKKDTKMRRAQEVGLKLAVTLRHLASGNEYTSLQYSFRVSKSSLCRFIPVVCQAITNIYKPEVMKCPKTPEERNDIAKRFASKWNYFNCVGALDGKHIAIKKPKGGGSLYFNYKKFHSFVLMALSDAKYKFVFVDVGAEGGTGDGGTWQKCNLARAITNNRAGLPQDRNLPNDDEPIPFHIVADDAFTLNTWLMKPYSHQSQDPTQRIYSYRLSSARFRGWWKNSFGLLQDEMG is encoded by the coding sequence atggtcgaaaggctgacaCCCCTGTTGAAGAAGGACACGAAGATGCGGCgtgcacaagaggtgggactcaagttggcggtcactctccgccacctggcaagtgggaacgaATATACAAGCCTGCAATACAGCTTCAGAGTATCCAAGAGTTCCTTATGCCGATTTATCCCAgtagtctgccaagccattacCAACatatacaaaccagaagtgatgaagtgccccaagacaccagaagaaCGGAATGACATAGCAAAACGATTCGCCTCcaagtggaactacttcaattgtgtgggagccctggatggAAAGCACATCgcgatcaagaaacccaaaggtggaggatcactgtatttcaattacaagaagtttcacagcttcgtcctcatggccctctccGATGCAAAGTACAAGTTCGTGTTCGTCGACGTTGGTGCAGAAGGAGGTactggggatggaggaacctggcagaagtgcaacctggccagggccatcacaaacaaccgagcaggactcccacaagacagaaatctgcccaacgacgacgaacccatccccttccacatagtcgCCGACGATGCCTTCACTCTCAATACGTGgttgatgaagccctactcccaccaatcacaagatcccacccaacgaatatacagctacagattatctaGCGCTCGGTTTCGTGGGTGGTGGAAAAACTCATTCGGCCTGCTGCAGGATGAAATGGGCTAA